In bacterium, a single window of DNA contains:
- a CDS encoding toll/interleukin-1 receptor domain-containing protein has translation MTKPSKSNSPKVFISYAWKNQATARQLQRDLQRDGIEVFVDYEKIVGGDSLPARISAALDWCDTIILLWSQGAAQSYWVAQEWESAFQLQKRIIPCVLESATLPALLRGRLYLDFSSYAAGYRQLCRTLGVTPGADQAARPQPPPSGCPAPPACGFEGQ, from the coding sequence ATGACCAAGCCCTCGAAATCCAACTCCCCCAAAGTCTTCATCAGTTACGCCTGGAAAAACCAAGCCACTGCCAGGCAGCTTCAGCGCGACCTCCAGCGTGATGGCATCGAAGTTTTTGTCGACTACGAGAAGATCGTCGGCGGGGACTCCTTGCCGGCGCGCATCAGCGCAGCTTTGGATTGGTGCGATACCATCATACTCCTGTGGTCGCAGGGGGCCGCCCAGTCTTACTGGGTTGCGCAGGAATGGGAAAGCGCGTTTCAATTGCAGAAGCGCATTATTCCCTGCGTGCTGGAAAGCGCGACTTTGCCCGCGCTGCTGCGGGGCCGGCTGTATTTGGATTTTTCCTCCTACGCTGCCGGCTACCGGCAACTGTGTCGCACGCTGGGCGTCACGCCGGGAGCGGATCAGGCCGCCCGGCCCCAGCCACCCCCCTCAGGCTGCCCCGCCCCGCCAGCATGTGGATTTGAGGGCCAGTAA
- a CDS encoding CehA/McbA family metallohydrolase: MRLQRLAVLAVLLLSACTRQIEFEVPDTSGMAWFKGNTHTHTTMSDGDSPPAVVAQWYKDHGYRFLVLSDHNVFTDPATLASLVDSSFLLIPGEEVSSKFEAKPVHVNGLNIPGVIAPQFDSTLVGTIQKNVDAVRAVAGVPHLNHPNFRWAFAHRELLQISNDKLLEIFNGHPLVHNQGGGGWPGMEEVWDHLLSAGKRIYGIAVDDAHHFQGEFAAARSNPGRGWVVVKARTLSPLEIVQNLEAGLFYASTGVELEEVEIAATRLTIRIREKGDFKYRTQFIGTQGRVLSQSYHNPAVFELASAERYVRARVTDSAGATAWVQPVFTRGR, translated from the coding sequence ATGCGCCTCCAGCGACTGGCGGTTCTGGCTGTTCTTTTGCTCAGCGCGTGCACGCGCCAAATCGAATTCGAAGTGCCGGACACCAGCGGCATGGCCTGGTTCAAGGGCAATACCCACACGCACACCACCATGAGTGACGGTGATTCGCCGCCGGCTGTGGTGGCGCAGTGGTACAAAGATCATGGCTATCGCTTTCTGGTGCTGTCCGATCACAATGTGTTCACCGATCCCGCCACGCTGGCGAGCCTGGTCGATTCGAGCTTTCTGCTGATTCCCGGGGAAGAAGTCTCGAGCAAATTCGAAGCAAAGCCGGTGCATGTCAACGGCCTCAACATTCCCGGCGTGATCGCACCGCAATTCGATTCCACTTTGGTGGGCACGATTCAGAAAAACGTCGATGCGGTGCGCGCGGTGGCGGGCGTGCCGCACCTCAATCATCCCAACTTCCGCTGGGCCTTCGCTCATCGCGAGCTGCTGCAAATTTCAAACGACAAGCTGCTGGAGATTTTCAACGGGCATCCGCTGGTGCACAACCAGGGCGGCGGCGGCTGGCCGGGAATGGAGGAGGTGTGGGATCATTTGTTGAGCGCGGGCAAGCGCATCTACGGCATTGCGGTGGATGATGCGCATCATTTTCAGGGAGAGTTTGCAGCGGCGCGTTCGAATCCCGGCCGCGGCTGGGTGGTGGTGAAGGCGCGCACGCTGTCGCCGCTCGAAATCGTGCAGAATCTCGAGGCCGGACTGTTCTATGCCAGCACCGGCGTCGAGCTGGAGGAGGTCGAAATCGCGGCGACCCGTCTCACGATTCGCATCCGGGAGAAAGGGGATTTCAAGTATCGCACGCAGTTCATCGGCACGCAAGGCCGCGTGCTGAGCCAATCGTATCACAATCCCGCGGTGTTCGAGCTGGCCTCAGCCGAGCGCTACGTGCGCGCGCGGGTGACGGATTCGGCGGGAGCGACGGCCTGGGTGCAGCCGGTGTTTACGCGGGGGCGGTGA
- the sppA gene encoding signal peptide peptidase SppA: protein MNKTLICAALLWALCLDLAHSQPLSGYYSRNDFSLAPPAACADGLVGFVNPANLALLRQSETRFHWSTDGTQAASFNDWGLFWGTRGLGFSTQRRHNGNRAVTDFNLATGFGSRAVGLGLAYRWSSGDRAAFGREKQFALGAIVRPARFLSLGLLGNFATASSNREGIAEIGIRPLGTPRLTLFADAALQNGMSLSEAPWSAGAALQVVEGLHLVGRTFDSEAFTLGMTINFGKSGVGGQAHFDSEREHSHNTYMIRAGGMQPSVASRGKGKRYLALNLKGRMDYHKYVWFDKDTNRLYEVLNSIRTAAADPQIGLLALNLSGMQIRPEHAWEVRAALKQAQAAGKKVVIFIDNAAMTGYHLASVADQIVMDPEGLLTLQGYVLGRTYLKGTLAKMGLGFEEWRFFKYKSALESLSRDRLSDADREQLQDYVDDWYELVQREVCAARGMTPERFDQLIDNESLFAAAQAVQAGLVDTLARWSALSEVVKKSAGHSVRAIAARDLIAQAEAAQIWGEPPKIALVYGLGVCAMDEGIRARWLERVFHKLAKNRAIKAVVFRVDSPGGDGMASDVVAEALKKCSEKKPVIVSQGQVAGSGGYWISMYGDTIVAGPNTITGSIGVIGGWIYDQGLGEKIGMTEDHVKRGAHADAGYGITLPLLGVRVPARNLTDEERGRVETLIRQFYDEFVAKVARGRNLPVERVREIAEGRIFSGIDGKANGLVDEVGGLLTALAIAQQRAGIDLRHEIEVVEIPASKGLLNLSPGLPGVKTQIADDSILQFIKFMSERNGQPLPLLVPGRYPE from the coding sequence ATGAACAAGACGCTGATTTGCGCCGCCCTGCTCTGGGCCTTGTGCCTTGACCTCGCCCACTCGCAACCACTCTCCGGCTATTACTCCCGCAATGATTTTTCGCTGGCCCCGCCCGCTGCCTGCGCAGACGGCCTGGTCGGCTTTGTGAATCCTGCCAATCTTGCCCTGTTGCGCCAGAGCGAGACGCGCTTTCACTGGTCAACGGACGGAACCCAAGCCGCCTCTTTCAATGACTGGGGCCTCTTTTGGGGCACGCGCGGGTTGGGATTCTCGACACAGCGCCGGCATAACGGCAATCGGGCGGTCACGGATTTCAATCTCGCCACCGGCTTTGGCTCGCGCGCTGTTGGCCTGGGTCTGGCTTATCGTTGGTCAAGCGGCGATCGGGCGGCTTTCGGCCGCGAGAAACAATTCGCCCTCGGTGCGATTGTGCGGCCTGCCCGTTTTCTTTCGTTGGGATTGCTCGGCAATTTCGCTACCGCGAGCAGCAACCGCGAAGGCATTGCCGAGATCGGCATTCGTCCGCTCGGCACGCCGCGGCTCACGCTGTTCGCGGACGCTGCGCTGCAAAACGGCATGTCGCTTTCCGAGGCGCCCTGGAGCGCCGGTGCGGCTCTGCAAGTGGTGGAAGGACTGCATCTCGTGGGGCGCACCTTCGACTCCGAAGCGTTCACGCTGGGGATGACAATCAACTTCGGCAAAAGCGGTGTGGGCGGACAGGCGCATTTCGACAGCGAGCGTGAGCATTCCCACAATACCTACATGATTCGCGCCGGCGGCATGCAGCCAAGCGTTGCCTCCCGCGGCAAGGGAAAACGCTATCTCGCCCTCAACCTCAAAGGCCGGATGGATTATCACAAGTACGTTTGGTTTGACAAGGACACCAACCGGCTTTATGAAGTACTGAACAGCATCCGCACCGCGGCCGCAGACCCGCAGATCGGATTGCTGGCGCTCAATCTCTCCGGCATGCAGATCCGGCCGGAGCATGCCTGGGAAGTTCGCGCGGCGCTCAAACAGGCACAGGCGGCCGGCAAAAAGGTGGTGATCTTCATCGATAATGCCGCGATGACTGGCTATCATCTCGCCAGTGTCGCAGATCAGATCGTCATGGATCCCGAAGGCCTGCTCACCTTGCAGGGTTACGTGCTGGGCAGGACATACCTGAAGGGCACACTCGCCAAGATGGGCCTCGGGTTCGAGGAATGGCGTTTCTTCAAATACAAATCGGCACTGGAAAGCCTCAGCCGCGACCGTCTGTCGGATGCCGATCGCGAGCAGTTGCAGGATTATGTTGATGATTGGTATGAATTGGTGCAACGCGAGGTGTGTGCGGCCCGCGGCATGACGCCGGAACGGTTCGACCAGCTCATTGACAACGAGTCGCTGTTTGCCGCGGCGCAGGCCGTGCAGGCGGGACTGGTTGATACCCTGGCGCGTTGGTCGGCGCTCAGCGAGGTGGTCAAGAAGAGCGCCGGCCATTCCGTGCGCGCGATTGCAGCGCGCGATCTGATCGCGCAAGCCGAAGCTGCGCAAATCTGGGGCGAGCCGCCGAAGATCGCGCTGGTCTATGGTTTGGGCGTGTGCGCCATGGATGAAGGCATTCGCGCGCGCTGGCTGGAGAGAGTTTTTCACAAGCTCGCCAAAAATCGCGCGATTAAAGCGGTTGTCTTTCGCGTCGATTCGCCCGGCGGCGACGGCATGGCCAGCGACGTGGTGGCGGAAGCACTGAAGAAATGCAGCGAGAAAAAGCCCGTGATCGTGAGTCAGGGACAGGTCGCCGGCTCCGGCGGGTATTGGATTTCGATGTACGGGGACACCATCGTGGCCGGGCCCAACACCATCACGGGTTCGATCGGGGTCATCGGCGGTTGGATTTATGACCAGGGCTTGGGTGAAAAAATCGGCATGACGGAAGACCATGTCAAGCGCGGCGCGCATGCCGACGCCGGTTACGGCATCACGCTGCCGCTGCTGGGCGTGCGCGTGCCGGCGCGCAATTTGACCGATGAAGAACGCGGCAGGGTGGAGACTCTGATTAGACAGTTCTATGACGAATTCGTCGCCAAAGTCGCACGCGGCCGCAACCTGCCTGTCGAGCGCGTGCGGGAGATTGCCGAAGGCCGCATCTTTTCCGGTATTGACGGCAAAGCCAATGGTTTGGTGGATGAAGTCGGCGGTCTGTTAACGGCGTTGGCCATTGCGCAGCAGCGGGCCGGAATTGACCTTCGTCACGAAATCGAAGTGGTCGAGATTCCCGCTTCCAAGGGCCTGCTCAATCTCAGCCCGGGACTGCCGGGCGTCAAGACGCAAATCGCCGATGATTCGATACTGCAGTTTATCAAATTCATGAGCGAGCGCAACGGCCAGCCCCTGCCGCTGCTCGTGCCGGGGAGGTATCCGGAATGA
- the rnc gene encoding ribonuclease III, translating to MLLRLRQLFSRNGKNGGAPHAAQIKEFCKLIGYRFRRRELITQALKHRSYLPQVNERRSYSNERLELLGDSVLGLVVTEYLYRKFPEKEEGDITAIKSLLVSRKILTRIARKLNLGRFLFMSESEDQAGGRLRPSIIADAYEAVIGAVYLDGGLDPARRFVKQSLLCDMEQILSEEQHRNFKSILLELSQSRNLGTPYYNVLSEEGPDHNKIFTVEVRIQNRTMGMGVGNSKKRAEQNAAQHALAQLS from the coding sequence ATGCTGCTTCGACTCCGACAGCTTTTCAGCAGGAATGGTAAGAACGGAGGGGCGCCCCACGCCGCGCAGATCAAGGAATTCTGCAAGCTGATCGGCTACCGCTTCCGCCGCCGGGAACTGATCACCCAGGCGCTCAAACACCGTTCCTATCTGCCGCAAGTCAACGAGCGCCGTTCCTACTCCAACGAACGCCTCGAACTCCTGGGTGACTCCGTGCTCGGCCTGGTGGTCACCGAATATCTCTACCGCAAATTCCCCGAAAAAGAGGAAGGCGACATCACGGCGATCAAATCGCTGCTGGTGAGCCGCAAGATTCTCACCCGCATTGCCCGCAAGCTCAATCTGGGCAGATTCCTCTTTATGAGTGAATCGGAAGATCAGGCCGGCGGCCGGCTGCGGCCCTCCATCATCGCCGATGCGTATGAAGCGGTTATCGGCGCGGTTTATCTCGACGGCGGCCTCGATCCCGCCCGCCGGTTCGTCAAGCAATCGCTGCTCTGCGATATGGAACAAATTCTCAGCGAAGAGCAGCATCGCAACTTCAAGAGCATTCTGCTCGAGCTTTCGCAAAGCCGCAACCTGGGCACCCCCTACTACAACGTTCTCTCCGAAGAAGGCCCCGACCACAACAAAATCTTCACGGTGGAAGTCAGAATCCAAAACCGCACCATGGGCATGGGCGTCGGCAACTCGAAGAAACGCGCCGAGCAAAACGCCGCTCAGCATGCCTTGGCGCAATTGTCCTGA
- the fabF gene encoding beta-ketoacyl-ACP synthase II, whose protein sequence is MQKRRVVVTGLGAISPLGNNVKEMWENALAGKSGVAGITRFDPEEAAVETKFAAEVKDFDPTDYIDRKEARRMDPFVQYAMAAASEAIASARLQDAGIDKTRVGVIVSSGIGGLTTFEREFEKYAEKGVSRLSPFFIPMMISDMASGHISIQHEFKGPNYAITSACASSSHAVGECFRIIERGEAEIMVCGGSEAAITPMGIGGFNAMKALSTRNDDPPRASRPFDKERDGFVMGEGAGILVLESLDSARRRGVEILGEIVGLGSTADAYHITAPAPGGEGAIRAMRQALTMAGIAPAEVQYVNAHGTSTPANDKTETDAIAQVFGEHAAQLNISSTKSMFGHLLGAAGAIELILTLLTCRHNAIPPTINQFIPDPECYLCYTPNEAVYREVEYAMSNSFGFGGHNVTVAVKKFLDD, encoded by the coding sequence ATGCAAAAGAGACGAGTGGTGGTAACCGGCCTCGGGGCCATTTCGCCGCTGGGAAACAACGTCAAGGAGATGTGGGAGAACGCACTCGCCGGCAAGTCGGGCGTCGCCGGGATCACCAGATTCGATCCGGAGGAGGCGGCGGTGGAAACCAAGTTTGCCGCGGAGGTGAAGGACTTTGATCCCACCGACTACATTGACCGCAAAGAGGCACGCCGCATGGATCCTTTCGTGCAATATGCCATGGCGGCGGCCTCCGAGGCCATTGCTTCCGCCCGCCTGCAGGACGCCGGCATCGACAAAACGCGCGTCGGCGTTATTGTCAGCTCGGGCATCGGCGGCTTGACAACGTTCGAGCGGGAGTTTGAAAAGTACGCGGAAAAGGGCGTTTCTCGTCTCAGCCCCTTTTTCATTCCGATGATGATCTCAGATATGGCCTCCGGCCATATCTCCATTCAACACGAGTTCAAAGGTCCCAACTACGCGATCACCTCTGCTTGCGCCTCCAGTTCGCACGCGGTGGGGGAATGCTTTCGCATCATCGAGCGCGGCGAGGCCGAGATCATGGTCTGTGGCGGCAGTGAGGCGGCGATTACGCCGATGGGCATCGGCGGGTTCAACGCCATGAAGGCGCTTTCCACCCGCAATGATGACCCGCCGCGCGCCAGCCGGCCCTTCGACAAAGAACGTGACGGTTTCGTGATGGGCGAGGGCGCAGGCATTCTGGTGTTGGAATCGCTGGACAGCGCCCGCCGGCGCGGGGTCGAGATTCTCGGCGAGATCGTGGGCCTGGGCTCGACTGCGGATGCCTACCACATCACGGCACCGGCGCCCGGCGGTGAAGGCGCGATTCGCGCCATGCGGCAGGCGCTGACCATGGCCGGCATTGCACCGGCCGAGGTGCAGTATGTCAATGCGCACGGCACTTCGACGCCGGCCAACGACAAAACCGAAACCGATGCCATCGCCCAGGTGTTTGGCGAGCACGCCGCGCAACTCAACATCAGCTCGACCAAATCGATGTTCGGGCACTTGCTCGGTGCCGCCGGTGCGATCGAGTTGATCCTGACCCTGCTCACCTGCCGTCACAACGCGATTCCGCCGACGATCAATCAATTCATTCCCGATCCCGAATGTTACCTCTGCTATACTCCGAATGAAGCGGTGTACCGCGAAGTCGAGTATGCCATGTCGAATTCCTTCGGGTTCGGCGGCCATAATGTGACGGTTGCTGTGAAGAAATTTCTGGACGATTGA
- the acpP gene encoding acyl carrier protein — protein sequence MADIESKVKQIIVDQLGVDANQVTNEASFIEDLGADSLDTVELVMAFEEEFDIEIPDEEAEKLTTVGQALEYLKSKKTPA from the coding sequence ATGGCTGATATTGAAAGCAAAGTGAAGCAGATCATCGTGGATCAGCTCGGCGTTGATGCCAATCAGGTTACCAACGAGGCCAGTTTTATCGAGGATCTCGGCGCGGATTCTCTCGACACCGTCGAGCTGGTGATGGCATTCGAAGAGGAATTCGACATTGAGATTCCCGACGAAGAGGCCGAGAAGCTCACGACCGTCGGCCAGGCGTTGGAATATCTCAAGAGCAAGAAGACGCCGGCCTGA